From Cygnus atratus isolate AKBS03 ecotype Queensland, Australia chromosome 1, CAtr_DNAZoo_HiC_assembly, whole genome shotgun sequence, the proteins below share one genomic window:
- the LOC118256896 gene encoding protein BRAWNIN → MPAGVPWPTYLKTLAASLLAMLAGAEVVHRYYRPDLSIPEIPPKPGELRTELLGVKARSSKAETSQH, encoded by the exons atgCCCGCCGGCGTGCCCTGGCCCACCTACCTGAAGACGCTGGCGGCcagcctgctggccatgctggcGGGGGCGGAGGTGGTGCACAGGTACTACAGGCCCGACCTC agTATACCTGAAATACCTCCTAAGCCTGGAGAGCTGAGAACAGAACTGTTGGGTGTAAAAGCAAGATCGAGCAAAGCTGAAACATCCCAGCACTGA